Proteins encoded by one window of Salicibibacter halophilus:
- a CDS encoding MarR family winged helix-turn-helix transcriptional regulator — protein MEEQDLSLKLLVVLMKAEHAVAGATQADMKRYGLTPSEFAVLELLYHKGDQPIQQLGKRILLTSGSLTYVVDKLEKKELLERVRCKEDRRVVYASINEEGKAFMARVFPQHRESVHKMFEQLSNEEKETMIKLLKRVGLSLGE, from the coding sequence ATGGAAGAACAAGATTTATCGCTAAAATTGCTCGTCGTATTAATGAAGGCTGAACATGCAGTCGCGGGTGCAACCCAAGCGGATATGAAGCGCTACGGATTAACCCCGTCAGAGTTTGCGGTCTTGGAATTATTGTACCATAAAGGCGATCAACCGATTCAACAACTTGGAAAGCGGATCTTGTTAACGAGTGGAAGCCTTACCTATGTCGTTGACAAGCTAGAGAAAAAAGAGTTGTTGGAAAGGGTCCGGTGCAAGGAGGATCGCCGTGTCGTTTATGCGTCCATTAATGAAGAGGGAAAAGCATTTATGGCACGTGTGTTTCCGCAGCATCGGGAGTCTGTCCATAAAATGTTCGAGCAATTGAGTAATGAAGAAAAAGAAACGATGATCAAGTTGCTGAAGCGAGTAGGATTGTCTCTTGGTGAGTAA
- the wrbA gene encoding NAD(P)H:quinone oxidoreductase codes for MSNLKVAVIYYSSTGTNYQMARWAEEALKEAGHEVKVARAQELAPAEAIAQNPAWEQHLEETKDVPVATPDDLDWADAFIFSTPTRFGNVPGQVKQLLDQGGGLWAQGKLVNKVVSGMSSAQNPHGGQEETVHALYTTMMHWGAIIVPPGYSNEVIFSSGGNPYGTSVTVDGEGNMQEDIEEAVKHQARRTAEVATWVKNGQQ; via the coding sequence ATGAGTAACTTAAAAGTTGCCGTCATCTATTACAGTTCCACAGGAACGAACTATCAAATGGCCCGTTGGGCCGAGGAAGCCTTGAAAGAAGCGGGCCATGAAGTAAAAGTCGCTCGTGCGCAAGAACTAGCGCCGGCCGAAGCGATCGCGCAAAATCCAGCTTGGGAACAACACCTCGAAGAAACGAAAGATGTTCCCGTCGCAACACCGGATGACCTTGATTGGGCAGACGCCTTTATTTTCAGCACGCCGACACGTTTCGGGAATGTCCCGGGACAAGTAAAGCAATTGCTTGACCAAGGCGGCGGTCTTTGGGCTCAGGGGAAACTTGTCAATAAAGTCGTCAGTGGCATGTCTTCCGCCCAGAACCCGCATGGCGGCCAGGAGGAAACCGTTCATGCCCTTTATACCACGATGATGCATTGGGGTGCGATTATCGTGCCACCGGGATACAGCAACGAAGTGATTTTCAGCTCCGGCGGTAACCCGTACGGCACTTCCGTTACGGTTGACGGCGAAGGCAATATGCAAGAAGACATCGAGGAAGCGGTCAAACACCAAGCACGACGAACAGCAGAAGTCGCTACTTGGGTGAAAAACGGCCAGCAGTAA
- a CDS encoding aldo/keto reductase has product MTNRIHLGKSDVSVHPIGLGTNAVGGHNIYPDMLNEEQGKDMVRAALDNGIDHLDTALIYGPERSEELIGEVAGEYNRDNIVIATKGGLKFAGEEMVMDNSPSFLKQAVDNSLKRLNTDYIDLFYIHYPDKETPKDEAIGALKELKDDGKIRSIGVSNFSIDQLKEANKDGYVDVFQGEYNLLHREAEQTLLPYTAQESITFIPYFPLESGLLAGKYNENDTFSDVRAKRPSFKGENFKHNLEKVDRLRDIASEKDAEIAHVVLAWYFSRPSLDAIIPGAKRPEQVMNNLKVADVQLTNHEIEHIDKIFS; this is encoded by the coding sequence ATGACAAATCGTATACATTTAGGGAAATCGGACGTATCTGTCCATCCAATAGGGCTTGGAACAAACGCAGTTGGCGGGCATAACATTTACCCTGACATGTTGAATGAAGAACAAGGGAAAGATATGGTCCGTGCCGCACTCGACAATGGTATCGATCACCTCGACACTGCTTTGATCTATGGGCCTGAACGTTCTGAAGAGTTGATTGGAGAAGTGGCAGGCGAATACAATCGGGACAACATCGTGATTGCCACAAAAGGCGGTCTTAAATTCGCGGGAGAAGAGATGGTAATGGACAATTCACCGTCTTTCCTAAAACAAGCGGTGGACAATAGTTTGAAGCGTCTCAATACCGACTACATCGATTTATTTTACATTCATTACCCGGATAAGGAGACACCGAAAGATGAGGCGATCGGTGCATTAAAAGAGTTGAAAGACGATGGAAAAATCCGCTCCATCGGCGTATCCAACTTTTCCATCGATCAGTTGAAAGAAGCCAACAAAGACGGATATGTAGACGTTTTTCAAGGGGAATACAATTTGTTGCATCGGGAAGCTGAACAGACGCTCCTTCCTTATACTGCACAGGAAAGCATTACATTCATCCCCTACTTCCCGCTGGAGTCCGGTTTATTGGCAGGAAAATATAATGAAAACGATACGTTTTCGGATGTCCGTGCCAAAAGACCGAGTTTTAAAGGCGAGAATTTCAAACATAACTTGGAAAAAGTGGACCGACTACGTGATATCGCCTCGGAAAAAGATGCTGAAATCGCGCACGTTGTCCTTGCTTGGTATTTCTCGCGCCCATCGCTCGACGCGATTATTCCCGGTGCAAAACGACCGGAACAAGTGATGAACAATCTAAAGGTAGCAGATGTTCAACTGACGAATCATGAGATTGAACACATCGACAAGATTTTTTCATAA
- the tatC gene encoding twin-arginine translocase subunit TatC has protein sequence MASSDSTAMDTQPAMEHIIILRGAVIRSLLVYAFMFITIFVLLRFYVDLLTGEHQLVMLGPLDALRLYFTLSGVLGLGLSAPYLAFEAWRFVKPALSEKEAAALFNYIPAIFVCFITGLAFGFFIIHPLAFSFLMNLGDVHFEMMITAQEYFSFMVMSTLPIGFLFELPVVLMCLTSFGLLNPYSLRNVRKYAYFALFCISVLITPPDFLTDVLIVLPFILLYEIGIMVSIGVYKRKQEEETTEA, from the coding sequence ATGGCTTCAAGTGACAGCACCGCAATGGACACGCAGCCGGCAATGGAACATATCATAATATTGCGAGGCGCCGTTATTCGGAGTTTGCTCGTTTATGCATTTATGTTTATCACGATTTTTGTTTTGTTGCGGTTTTATGTAGATCTATTAACAGGAGAACACCAATTGGTGATGCTCGGTCCTCTCGATGCGTTAAGGCTTTATTTTACCTTATCGGGGGTTCTGGGGCTCGGTTTGTCTGCGCCGTACTTGGCGTTTGAGGCTTGGCGTTTTGTGAAACCGGCCTTGAGTGAAAAAGAAGCTGCTGCTCTGTTTAATTATATACCGGCGATTTTCGTTTGTTTTATTACCGGGCTGGCTTTTGGTTTTTTTATCATCCATCCGCTCGCGTTTTCATTTCTCATGAACCTGGGAGATGTACACTTTGAGATGATGATTACTGCCCAGGAGTACTTTTCTTTTATGGTGATGTCCACTTTGCCTATAGGGTTTTTGTTTGAATTACCGGTCGTGCTTATGTGTTTGACTTCATTTGGGCTGCTTAATCCTTATTCGTTAAGAAACGTTCGAAAATATGCGTATTTCGCTTTGTTTTGCATTTCTGTGTTGATCACACCGCCGGACTTTTTAACGGATGTTCTCATCGTTCTTCCTTTTATTCTCTTGTATGAGATCGGGATTATGGTATCGATCGGGGTGTATAAACGCAAGCAGGAAGAAGAAACCACAGAGGCTTGA
- a CDS encoding glycerol dehydrogenase produces the protein MSEKIFISPSKYVQGKDIVDSAGKYVAGLGQKALVIADEVVWDIAGNRVTGSLKEAGIETIEEKFSGEASDTEIERIADVANENNADIVVGVGGGKALDTTKGVRDTVDDAACVIIPTTASTDAPTSALSVIYSEDGVFERYRFFKTNPDLILVDPKVVAGAPPQLLASGIADALATWVEARATHEGRGTTMAGGQATIAGQAIAKKCEETLFDYALLAYEANKRQVVSHALEQVVEANTLLSGLGFESGGINLAHAVHNGFTVLDGDIHHKSHGEKVAFGILTQLTLEARNQSEINRYIELLEKLGLPTTFEDLHIEGIEREELLKVAETAMQEGESSHNMPGVPAPDDVVDAMISADQYSKAYKENR, from the coding sequence ATGAGCGAAAAAATTTTCATCAGTCCAAGCAAATATGTACAGGGAAAAGATATCGTCGATTCGGCTGGGAAATATGTAGCCGGCCTCGGACAGAAAGCATTGGTCATCGCCGATGAAGTGGTATGGGACATCGCCGGGAACCGTGTGACCGGAAGTCTTAAAGAGGCTGGGATTGAAACCATTGAGGAAAAATTCTCTGGGGAAGCATCCGACACTGAAATTGAGCGAATTGCTGATGTTGCGAACGAAAATAACGCGGATATCGTGGTTGGTGTCGGGGGCGGAAAGGCACTGGACACGACCAAAGGCGTACGTGACACTGTTGATGATGCCGCCTGTGTTATCATCCCAACGACCGCTTCAACGGATGCGCCGACAAGCGCCCTTTCCGTTATTTACTCAGAAGACGGGGTCTTTGAACGCTATCGTTTTTTCAAAACAAATCCCGATCTTATCCTCGTTGATCCGAAAGTAGTCGCGGGCGCTCCTCCGCAGCTGTTGGCTTCCGGTATTGCTGATGCCCTTGCAACTTGGGTCGAGGCACGTGCCACGCATGAAGGGCGAGGAACGACGATGGCCGGCGGACAAGCAACCATTGCCGGACAAGCTATCGCCAAAAAATGTGAAGAAACATTGTTTGATTACGCGCTGCTTGCCTATGAAGCGAATAAGCGCCAAGTCGTTTCGCATGCACTTGAGCAAGTCGTGGAGGCTAATACGTTGTTAAGCGGTCTCGGATTTGAAAGCGGCGGAATTAATCTTGCCCACGCCGTCCACAATGGATTTACCGTTTTAGATGGGGATATCCACCATAAAAGCCACGGGGAAAAAGTCGCGTTCGGCATCCTCACCCAACTCACTTTGGAAGCCCGCAATCAATCGGAAATTAATCGCTATATCGAACTGTTGGAAAAACTAGGCTTACCCACGACTTTCGAAGACCTTCATATTGAAGGAATCGAACGCGAAGAGCTCTTGAAAGTCGCGGAAACCGCCATGCAAGAAGGAGAAAGCAGCCATAATATGCCTGGAGTGCCTGCTCCTGATGACGTTGTTGACGCGATGATCTCCGCCGATCAGTATTCGAAAGCGTATAAGGAAAATCGCTGA
- a CDS encoding dipeptidase, with protein MQDVKTALQSARDRHLNELKDLLAIPSVSALPEHKKDVEEAAAWIANALKKIGMENVDIMPTEGHPVVYGDWLHAAGKPTVLIYGHYDVQPVDPLELWETPPFEADIRDEKIYARGATDDKGQVFMHLKAVETLMETYGELPVNVKFCIEGEEEIGSPHLDDFVDKHQQMLSADVLVISDNPMLEKGQPTVCYGLRGLAGLQIDVSGAKGDLHSGLYGGGVPNPLHALADLLASMHDNKGRISVDGFYDDVIALTAEEKEAYDALKYDEEATRAELDVPALYGEEGYTFLERTWVRPTLEINGMHGGFQGEGIKTVLPSKASAKISCRLVPGQDPDHILQLLEKHIEQHASRAVTVETTHFDKGKPFVTPFDHPAIQAAGAALSKAYGAETAYTRMGGSLPIAETFSDMLDIPIVLMGFGLPTENFHAPNEHFHLENFDKGLEAICDYYNTLAETLE; from the coding sequence ATGCAAGATGTAAAAACAGCCTTACAATCAGCAAGAGACCGACATCTGAATGAGCTAAAAGATTTACTGGCGATCCCGAGCGTCAGCGCATTGCCGGAACATAAAAAAGATGTGGAGGAAGCGGCCGCGTGGATAGCAAACGCGTTAAAAAAAATCGGCATGGAAAACGTAGACATCATGCCGACGGAAGGACATCCGGTCGTTTACGGCGATTGGCTGCACGCAGCAGGGAAACCGACCGTGCTCATTTATGGGCATTATGACGTACAGCCAGTGGATCCGCTTGAATTATGGGAAACACCCCCTTTTGAAGCAGATATCCGTGACGAAAAAATCTATGCTCGAGGGGCAACGGATGATAAAGGGCAAGTATTCATGCACCTCAAAGCTGTGGAAACGTTAATGGAAACGTATGGGGAATTACCAGTGAACGTAAAATTTTGCATTGAAGGCGAAGAAGAAATCGGCAGCCCGCATCTTGATGATTTCGTTGACAAACATCAACAAATGCTGTCCGCCGATGTCCTCGTCATTTCCGATAACCCGATGCTTGAAAAGGGGCAACCAACGGTTTGCTACGGACTGCGTGGTCTTGCCGGGCTGCAAATCGATGTGAGCGGTGCGAAAGGCGATCTGCACTCGGGACTTTACGGCGGCGGCGTTCCAAATCCGTTACATGCACTCGCCGACTTACTTGCATCCATGCATGATAACAAGGGGCGTATCAGTGTTGACGGCTTTTATGATGACGTTATCGCGTTGACAGCTGAGGAAAAAGAAGCCTATGACGCGCTTAAATATGATGAAGAAGCCACCCGCGCCGAACTGGATGTACCGGCACTTTACGGAGAAGAGGGATACACATTCTTGGAACGGACGTGGGTGCGGCCAACGCTTGAGATTAACGGCATGCACGGCGGTTTTCAAGGTGAGGGCATCAAGACTGTCCTGCCATCGAAAGCAAGCGCGAAGATCAGCTGCCGACTCGTTCCAGGACAAGATCCCGATCACATTTTGCAACTCCTCGAAAAACATATTGAACAGCATGCATCTCGCGCTGTCACTGTTGAAACGACCCATTTTGACAAGGGGAAGCCTTTCGTAACCCCTTTCGATCATCCCGCGATTCAAGCCGCAGGTGCCGCACTTTCAAAAGCGTATGGCGCGGAAACTGCCTACACGCGGATGGGGGGATCCCTCCCGATCGCGGAAACGTTCAGCGACATGCTTGACATCCCGATCGTTTTAATGGGATTCGGGCTTCCCACGGAGAATTTCCATGCGCCGAATGAGCATTTCCACCTTGAAAACTTCGACAAAGGATTGGAAGCCATTTGTGATTATTATAATACATTGGCTGAAACACTCGAATAA
- a CDS encoding lactate 2-monooxygenase, translating into MSNFGNQIQYQIYATMQNPNPNRLPVIYEEWEARAREILDDGPFYYIAGGAGGESTMKENLQVFDRWKITPRMLRDVQDRDLTVNLFGKTAPFPFLLAPIGVQSIIHPEGELASAKASAKLGVPYIASSASTKSMEEIAEVMGDAERWFQLYWSKDPDVTASFLQRAEASGYSAIVVTLDTPMLAWRERDLKNVYLPFLIGEGIGNYFTDPAFRSKLSTSPEEDPTAAIMHWAQTFGNPGLTWEDLGFLREHTHLPILLKGILHSDDAKQAADYGVDGVIVSNHGGRQVDGAVSAIEALPDISDAVGNQIPIFMDSGIRRGADVVKALALGAKAVLVGRPPMYGLAVAGEKGVKEVLQNMIADMDMTMALSGKNAVTDIDASMLTE; encoded by the coding sequence ATGTCCAACTTCGGAAACCAAATTCAATACCAAATCTATGCCACGATGCAAAACCCTAATCCGAACAGACTTCCCGTGATTTATGAGGAATGGGAAGCACGGGCACGCGAGATATTGGACGATGGGCCGTTTTACTACATAGCCGGGGGTGCAGGTGGAGAGAGCACAATGAAGGAAAATCTACAAGTTTTTGATCGTTGGAAAATCACGCCGAGAATGCTTCGGGATGTGCAAGATCGTGATTTAACAGTTAATTTATTCGGGAAAACCGCTCCTTTTCCTTTTTTGCTGGCGCCCATAGGGGTTCAATCGATCATTCATCCGGAAGGGGAACTCGCCTCCGCGAAAGCGAGCGCAAAACTGGGTGTTCCTTATATAGCAAGTTCTGCATCGACAAAATCAATGGAAGAGATCGCGGAAGTTATGGGAGACGCGGAACGGTGGTTCCAATTGTATTGGAGCAAAGATCCGGATGTGACGGCTAGTTTTCTGCAACGGGCAGAGGCATCGGGCTATTCCGCCATTGTCGTGACGTTGGACACGCCAATGCTGGCATGGCGGGAAAGGGACTTAAAAAATGTCTATTTGCCGTTTTTGATCGGGGAAGGCATCGGTAATTATTTCACCGATCCTGCTTTTCGTTCCAAGCTTTCCACCTCCCCCGAAGAAGATCCGACGGCGGCCATCATGCACTGGGCGCAAACGTTTGGCAATCCCGGCTTAACGTGGGAGGATCTTGGATTTTTACGGGAACATACACATTTGCCAATCTTGTTAAAAGGGATTCTCCATTCCGATGATGCAAAACAAGCCGCAGATTACGGTGTCGACGGTGTCATTGTTTCAAATCATGGCGGTCGGCAAGTTGACGGTGCGGTGAGCGCTATTGAAGCACTCCCCGATATATCTGATGCAGTTGGCAACCAAATACCTATTTTCATGGATAGCGGAATACGAAGGGGTGCCGATGTGGTGAAAGCCCTTGCTCTTGGCGCTAAGGCAGTATTGGTAGGCAGGCCGCCGATGTATGGCTTAGCCGTGGCAGGAGAAAAAGGCGTGAAAGAAGTCCTGCAAAACATGATCGCGGATATGGACATGACGATGGCACTTTCGGGCAAAAATGCCGTTACTGATATCGATGCCTCCATGCTTACGGAATAA
- a CDS encoding glutathione ABC transporter substrate-binding protein, whose amino-acid sequence MKKFKRKLVGGVLVLSLSGVLAACTDDPQDADEDNGEGDAAENGEDAEEDGDEDEAEAGEGGDLILAMGSDAVDLDPHGSNDTSSTHVRYQIYDKLVDFDENMDIQPELAEGYEQIEDDTWEFNLKEDVTFHDGEPFDAEDVVATLERVTDPDFASEKAFLYEMIEDVEAVDDNTVHITTDYPFAPLDAHLAHDGGGMMSAAAIEEEEDGERNLDTEPVGTGPFELENWDQGNEVVLTRYDEYHGGAVSLDSATFQVVDEQLTRTSMLDNNEAHIADDIEPTQMDQLENMDGVNASSVESVRMDYIGMNNESEPFDDRDVRRALNMAVDKDTIIEGIFEGYGEEAIGALNPLVFGYSDDLEPIEYDPDEAQSLLEDAGYEDGFEATLLVEDVDQVNLQIAEIIQDDLQDIGVDISIEQQEWGALLDTTAEGEFDMVMLGWTTVTGDADYAMYPLFHSDNHGAPGNRTFYDNEEVDDLLIDGRQASDDEERIEIYTEAQQTIIDDATMLPLIHDDFRAGISDSVEGIIHKSDAIFDLREVELVDDDVEGDGY is encoded by the coding sequence TTGAAAAAATTTAAGCGTAAACTTGTAGGTGGTGTGCTCGTTCTTTCATTGAGCGGCGTACTTGCGGCTTGTACAGACGATCCGCAAGATGCTGATGAAGACAACGGCGAGGGCGACGCGGCGGAAAACGGCGAAGATGCGGAAGAAGACGGTGATGAAGATGAAGCAGAGGCTGGAGAAGGCGGGGACTTGATTTTAGCGATGGGATCGGATGCTGTCGATCTTGATCCTCACGGGTCCAACGACACATCCTCGACACATGTGCGTTATCAAATTTACGATAAACTCGTGGATTTTGATGAAAATATGGACATACAGCCGGAGTTGGCGGAAGGTTACGAGCAAATTGAAGATGATACATGGGAGTTCAATTTAAAAGAAGACGTCACCTTTCATGACGGGGAACCGTTTGATGCGGAAGACGTTGTAGCTACGCTTGAACGTGTCACAGACCCTGATTTTGCTTCTGAAAAAGCGTTTTTGTATGAGATGATTGAAGATGTGGAAGCGGTCGATGATAATACCGTGCATATTACGACTGACTATCCTTTTGCGCCATTGGATGCTCACCTTGCCCATGATGGCGGTGGAATGATGAGCGCGGCAGCCATTGAAGAAGAGGAGGACGGGGAGCGTAACCTTGATACCGAACCAGTAGGTACAGGCCCGTTTGAATTGGAAAATTGGGACCAGGGCAATGAAGTCGTGCTTACACGGTACGATGAATATCACGGAGGAGCTGTCTCCCTTGATTCAGCCACATTTCAAGTCGTGGATGAGCAATTAACCCGAACCAGTATGCTGGATAATAACGAAGCCCATATTGCGGATGACATTGAACCTACACAAATGGACCAATTGGAAAATATGGATGGCGTAAACGCTTCATCCGTGGAAAGTGTACGGATGGACTACATTGGCATGAATAATGAATCGGAACCTTTTGACGATCGGGATGTTCGTCGCGCCCTTAACATGGCAGTGGATAAAGACACGATCATTGAAGGGATCTTTGAAGGATATGGAGAAGAAGCGATTGGCGCTTTAAACCCACTCGTTTTTGGTTACAGTGACGATTTGGAACCGATAGAATACGATCCTGATGAGGCACAGTCCTTGTTGGAAGACGCGGGTTACGAAGATGGATTTGAAGCGACGCTTCTCGTTGAAGATGTCGATCAGGTGAATTTGCAAATTGCTGAAATTATTCAGGATGATTTGCAAGACATCGGTGTGGATATTTCCATTGAGCAACAAGAATGGGGTGCTTTGCTTGATACAACCGCCGAGGGCGAATTTGATATGGTCATGCTCGGCTGGACGACCGTTACCGGTGACGCAGACTATGCAATGTATCCACTGTTTCATTCCGACAACCACGGTGCTCCGGGAAATCGAACATTTTATGATAATGAAGAGGTTGATGATCTCTTGATTGATGGTCGTCAAGCAAGTGACGACGAGGAGCGAATTGAGATTTATACAGAAGCACAGCAAACCATCATAGATGACGCGACGATGCTTCCGTTGATCCACGATGATTTCCGCGCGGGGATTTCCGATAGTGTTGAAGGAATCATCCACAAGTCGGACGCTATTTTTGATTTACGTGAAGTTGAACTCGTCGACGATGATGTGGAAGGCGATGGATACTAA
- a CDS encoding BCCT family transporter, which translates to MKKYSVLISSIVIILILVGIGFLLPDQLERFTGSLQLLISETFGWYYLLLVTLFLLISLYFLISPAGKLKLGKPEEEPEFGRLSWITMLFSAGLGIGLVFFGAYEPLSHYAMHSPTGEIGTPEAATNALTFTFFHWGLHGWGVYSILALALAFYHFRNDQPALLSSTVQPIFRGKVNGIVGKVIDIIAVIATVIGVATSLGFGAAQLNGGLSYLFGLSATFFNQVIIVLIITVLFMISAWSGVAKGIRILSNVNMLITAVLFILMLVIGPTIFNLNLFTDTLGNYIQTLPRMSFRIAPFDEEIREWINSWTLFYWAWWIAWAPFVGTFIARVSRGRSVREFVFAVLLVPSLIVFIWFTVFGGSAINVEQSGVDLASLSEELVLFGMFMSGDFGMLLSILAMVMLVIFFVTSADSATLVLGMFTTNGSDKPPQRLKLIWGVLLSVTALVLLYSGGLQALENALIIAALPFSIVMLLMTLGLIAVMTKEGKKARNK; encoded by the coding sequence ATGAAAAAATACAGCGTGTTAATCAGTTCGATTGTTATTATTTTAATTTTGGTGGGGATTGGGTTTTTACTTCCTGATCAATTGGAGCGTTTTACCGGGAGCTTGCAGCTCCTTATTAGTGAAACATTCGGTTGGTATTACCTTTTGCTCGTTACTCTATTTTTACTTATCAGTTTGTATTTCCTTATCAGCCCGGCTGGGAAGCTAAAGTTGGGAAAGCCGGAGGAGGAACCTGAATTTGGAAGGCTTTCCTGGATTACAATGTTATTTAGCGCAGGGTTGGGGATCGGTCTTGTTTTTTTTGGCGCTTACGAACCTTTAAGCCATTACGCCATGCATTCACCCACGGGGGAGATTGGCACTCCGGAAGCAGCGACTAATGCATTAACGTTTACCTTCTTCCATTGGGGATTGCACGGGTGGGGTGTATATAGCATTCTTGCTTTGGCACTAGCCTTTTATCATTTCCGTAATGACCAGCCTGCTTTACTCAGTTCGACGGTACAGCCAATCTTTCGGGGGAAGGTGAATGGGATTGTCGGCAAGGTAATTGATATTATTGCGGTTATCGCAACGGTGATCGGTGTCGCAACCTCTCTTGGTTTTGGGGCGGCGCAATTAAACGGCGGCCTCTCCTACTTATTTGGGTTGTCTGCAACTTTTTTTAACCAAGTGATCATCGTCCTCATTATTACCGTCCTTTTTATGATTTCGGCATGGTCGGGGGTGGCGAAGGGCATTCGTATCTTAAGCAATGTGAACATGCTTATCACGGCAGTGCTGTTTATTCTCATGTTGGTCATTGGTCCGACAATTTTCAATTTAAACCTTTTTACCGATACGCTTGGGAATTATATTCAAACGTTGCCGCGAATGAGCTTTCGTATTGCGCCGTTTGATGAGGAAATAAGGGAGTGGATCAATAGTTGGACACTCTTTTACTGGGCGTGGTGGATTGCTTGGGCTCCTTTTGTGGGAACATTTATCGCGCGAGTGTCCCGAGGGCGGAGTGTGCGTGAATTCGTATTTGCAGTTCTGCTCGTGCCATCGCTTATTGTTTTTATATGGTTTACCGTTTTTGGCGGCTCGGCCATCAATGTGGAGCAAAGCGGTGTGGATTTGGCATCATTATCAGAGGAACTTGTGTTATTTGGCATGTTTATGAGCGGAGACTTCGGGATGCTGTTGTCGATACTGGCCATGGTGATGCTCGTGATCTTTTTTGTTACTTCGGCAGATTCAGCGACGCTTGTTCTGGGGATGTTCACCACCAATGGATCAGATAAACCGCCTCAACGATTAAAGTTGATTTGGGGGGTATTGCTATCCGTCACCGCTCTCGTATTGCTGTATTCCGGTGGATTGCAAGCATTGGAAAACGCGTTAATTATCGCTGCATTGCCTTTTTCCATCGTCATGTTATTGATGACTTTAGGCCTAATTGCCGTTATGACGAAAGAAGGAAAAAAAGCCCGGAACAAGTGA
- a CDS encoding DMT family transporter, producing the protein MSWIALIIAGLFEVVGVTGIQMITKGQKYVGFAVLIGGFLISFTLLSIAMDVIPLGVAYAVWTGIGTVGSALVGMIFYNESKGRLRLVFIGLVIIAIVGLRLVSN; encoded by the coding sequence ATGAGCTGGATTGCACTGATTATTGCAGGGCTCTTTGAAGTCGTCGGCGTGACCGGCATCCAAATGATTACAAAAGGGCAAAAATACGTGGGTTTTGCCGTTCTTATTGGCGGATTCCTCATCAGTTTCACTTTGCTTTCCATCGCGATGGACGTTATCCCGTTAGGCGTCGCTTACGCAGTATGGACGGGAATCGGTACCGTCGGGAGCGCCCTCGTTGGTATGATTTTTTACAATGAATCTAAAGGCCGTCTGCGTTTAGTTTTCATCGGACTCGTTATTATTGCCATTGTTGGCTTGCGTCTCGTTTCGAATTAA
- a CDS encoding DMT family transporter, which produces MNGQWLLVVIAAIFEVGWATGLKYANDFTTWTLTVIAIIVSFGLLIKSAMALPTSTVYAVFVGLGTVGTVLVDIIFFSAPINIWMLFFVALLLVGVIGLKMVTGEKEPRRTPS; this is translated from the coding sequence ATGAACGGACAGTGGCTTCTCGTTGTCATTGCCGCTATATTTGAAGTAGGCTGGGCGACCGGATTGAAATATGCGAATGATTTTACCACGTGGACGCTGACGGTTATAGCTATTATTGTTAGTTTCGGGTTGCTGATAAAATCAGCGATGGCGCTGCCTACCAGCACCGTGTACGCCGTATTTGTCGGTTTGGGAACGGTCGGTACGGTTCTTGTCGATATCATCTTTTTCAGCGCGCCTATCAATATTTGGATGCTCTTTTTTGTCGCGCTGCTCCTCGTTGGGGTGATCGGATTAAAAATGGTCACCGGTGAAAAAGAACCGAGGAGGACACCCTCATGA